The window ATTCGTATTGTTCTTTTGCCACCTTGTATTGAAGTTCCGCAGCCTCAAACTGCTGCTGGGTGATAGCTTCCTCATCAAGGAGCGTTTTCATGCGCTCATAATTTTTCTCCGCATTATTAAAATTAGCTTCCGCTTGGGCTACTGCTGCTTCAAGCTGAGCAATTTGCTGAGGAAGTTGGCCGTTTTTTAAGTTGTTTAATTGAGTCATTGCAGCTTCGTAAGCTGCTTGAGCCTGATTTACCTGTGACAGGACATCTTTTTGCTCAAGCATAATTATGGTTTGACCTGCTTTTACTGAATCGCCTTCTTTCACTAAGATCTGCTCCACTTTACCACCCATTTTAGGCACAATGCTAATTTCGTTAAGTGCTGCTATCTTACCCGGAAAAGTTCGATATTCGGGCAAATTTTCTTGTTGTGCTATTGCTACTTTTACAGGAACAATTTTTTCTTTTTCTGTGCTGACAGTAGCATTTTGCTTTTTGCCGCAGCCGGATACTACCAAACTAAATATTATGGCAAGCGCAAGTATGTATGCTGCAAATTTTTTGTTCCTCATTTTATGATACACGCTCCTTTTTTAATAACGTTTATTTAAAGTTATTTTTATATTTTACCGAGAACCGTCTACAACAAGTCCATTTGCAACTATTTCTATTAAGAGTTGAACCATTTCTTCAAACACATCTGGGTCAAATGCTTTTTTGTGAAGTATGGGGTAGTATAATGTTTGCAAAACAGCAACAATAACTTCGGGACGATAATCGGTTATTATGCTCCCTTCCTGCTGCCACTTCTTAATCAGTGGTAAAAAATCATCTACAAACCGTCTGTTGCATTCTTTGATTTTTTCAACAGGAATTTTTCTGACTAGAAGATCTACCTCCTCTTCTAAAAACATTTGTTTGATTATGGAGTTTGTATTTATTACATGCAAAATCTTTTTAAAAAAGGCTTTAAAATCTTCCCTGGTAAGATGTCCAATATCTTTTTCCTGTTTCAAAAAATTTTCTTTTATGGCTTCTCCTTCGTTATTTATAACCTCAAGATAAAGCTCTTCTTTTGAATCAAAAAAAGTATAAAAAGAACCTTGGGCTATTCCTGCCGCTTTTGTCAGGTCTTCTATACTTGTCCTTCTTAGGCCGTATTTTCCAAAAAATTCTCGGCCTGCACTTATTAATTTGTTTCGTATAATCTGTTTTTCTTTGTCGCTGAACCCCCTTGCCATTTCTTCACCTCTTGTTCCTTAATCATGAACCAATGAATAAAAAATATTTATATTCATCTCATTCTATCTTCTGATGCTTCTTTTGTCAAGATTGTGTTGTTGTATAGTTTAATTTCGATTTTATCAATTATTCCGATTTAATTTTTTCACTATAAAATATATTACAGCACAAACAGCCACAAGTACAAAAGAACCCGGTGCTAAAAGCTCGTTTATATAAATCAAGGCTTTTTCTCCCATGCTGTAAATTACTGCTCCTTCAATAAAGAATCGGGCACTTCTGCTGAGAAACGCTGCTATAAAGAATGTAGCAAATCTCATATGAAATACGCCCGATGCAATTGTAAAAACTTTATAAGGAATAGGAGTGAACCCTGCTATAGCAACAGCCCAACCGCCATAACGAGCAAACATATCTTCTATTTTATGAAAATTATTTTGTTTTATAAATCTGTATAAAATCGGCCTACCGGCTTTTGCTCCTATAAAATAGCCAAAAACTCCTCCGAAAGTTGAGGCCAAAGAGGTAATTGCCGCATAATAAATGGCTTTATCAGGTGAAAAAATCGACAGAGGCAGTAATACTGCATCAGGAGGCACAGGGAAAAACGAAGCTTCAAGAAAAGATAAAATAAATAGTCCCCATGCACCGTTTTGTACAAAAAAGTCCTTTGTTCCTTCGATAAAATAAAAGATGTCTTCCATGTCATCACCACTTTTTAAAATTTCTGCAAAATTTTAAATAAGCCAAAATAGAAATTGACTCTAATGCAGAAATTTTTTTCTCCATTCGCTTGCTATTTCAGTATGCTTGTATTTATATGTTAAAACTCCCTTTTTGAAGTGGAATCAAAATTATATACCAAAAAAATAATATCATATTAAATAGTCCTTAACAACAAAAGTCTTGCTATAGCAAAAAGGCATTGATTAAATTATGGCTAAAAAGCCTATTACTTCGACCTAAAATACTATTTTTAAGAATGGTTTCTATGGGAAAATTTTTAATATATAATGATTTATAAGGGAGGGAGTTAAATGAATATGCTGACAATAGGCAAAATGGCGCGACTTAACAATATTTCTGAGCAAGCCCTGCGATTATACGACAAGATAGGACTTTTAAAACCTGATTATGTAGACGAACAGACAGGGTACAGATATTATAATATAAAGCAATGCGCGCGCCTTGACATGATAGCATATATGAAGGAACTGGGAATGAGCTTAAAGCAAATTAAAGAACATTTAGACAGAGAAGATGTAAATGTAATACTTGAGGTCTTGAGGCGGCAAAAAATATTGATCGACAAAGACATTGAGGAGCTTTTTCGCAAACAGAAAGCCATAATCAGATACATTGAAAACTATAACCGCTATCTAAATTTTCAAAAAGAAAGCTTTAAAGGACCAATTGTAGAGCACATTCCTTCACGAAAAATCTATTGTTATAAATGCAGTAAAAATGTTTATGAATGCAAAATGGACAGCTATGAATATATCCTAAGGGAACTTAAAAATCATATAATCCTTCACGATTTGCCAAGTATATATTTTTGTAATGTAGGTTCGATAATTCGCAAAAATACATTAGAACAAGAGGAACTTGCCTCAAATGAGATTTTTGTATTTGTTGATGACGAATTTACTTCAGATACCGGTATAGAAAAAATTCCGGAAGGAGATTTCGCCTGTATATATTTTAATGATTTTAATTTTGAAAAGGAAAAAGAATGCGCCGAAAAGCTTATACGCTATATTAAAGAAAATAGTTTTGAGATTATCGGAGATTATGTATGTGAAGTAATAGCTGAATTGCCTATTTTTCCTCATGACAGCAGGAATATGTCCGTTAAACTGCAAATCCCAATAAAAATTTAACAAAATTCTTGACTCTATAGTTGGTATAAGGTTTATGCTTAAATAAAGATAATATTTCAAATTTTGAAAGGGGATTTGTTGTATGCTGGAAAAAGTAAGGGTAATTCAGTATGGTTGTGGCAAAATGGGAAGGGTATTCTTGCGCTATCTTTATGAAAAAGGAGCAGAAATTGTCGGAGCAATTGATATGAACCCTGATGTAGTAGGCAAGGACGTAGGAGAGGTAGCAGGGCTTGGCTGTAAACTTAATGTGCCCGTTCGCTCCGATGCCGAAAATGTATTTGCGCAGTGTGATGCCCACGTGTGTGTAATCGCCACCAGAAGTCTTCTATCTGAAGTTTATGATGCTTTTGAGCTTGCGGCCCGTTATGGTGTAAACGCCATAAGTACTTGTGAAGAATCTTTTTATCCCTGGAACACTTCACCTGCACTGACAAATAAACTAGACAAGCTTGCAAAGGACAATAACTGCACATTGGCCGGTTCGGGTTATCAAGATGTTTTTTGGGGCAATCTTATAACATCTATTGCCGGAGCCACTCATCATATAACAAAAATTGAGGGTTCTTCCAGTTATAATGTTGAAGAATATGGTATTGCACTAGCCGAAGTGCATGGCGCCGGACTTAGCCCAGAAGAATTTGAAGAGAAGATTGCAAAAAATGATTCGCTGCCATCTTACATGTGGAACACCAATCAATGGCTTTGTTCACAACTTGGATGGAGCATAAAGTCTATGAACCAAAAACTTATACCTCTATTTCATGATAAAGACGTCTATTCAGAAACTTTGGGAAAGACCATAAAAGCCGGCAACGCTTTGGGCATGTCTGCAGTAGTTACTACTGTCACTAATCAAGGACCTATCCTTGAAACCCAATGTATTGGAAAAGTATATCCGGAAGGTGAAGTAGACACCAATTTATGGACTATATATGGAGAACCAAATACTACATTAAAAATAGAAAAACCTGATACCGTAGAGCTTACCTGCGCAACAATCGTCAACAGAATTCCTCAGCTGATAATGGCTCCAGCAGGGTATTACACAACCGAAAAAATGCCTCCCGCAAGATACCTTACTTATCCGATGAATGTATATGTAGACGATTTTTGGCGCTAATTAAACGGCCACTTACAAACTTATGAGTAAAGCCGGCGCTTTTTAGCGCCGGCTGTCATCTTTTTTATGTGCTCATCCAGTTCCATACTTTGCTTTCTTCTTCTGCGTACCATTCTTCTGTACCTGTTAGGAAGCGGTAAACATTATCTAGGGAACTTAAATGTTCTTTTTCCTCTTCCATTAAAAGTCTAAAAAATTCTCTTTCACGCTTATCTTCGACTTTTTCGGCAAATTCTCTATACATATTGTAGCCTTTTTTCTCCATTTCCATTGCTAGTCTGTATCCCTCAATGTTATCCAGTGGCATGGCTTTTTTATCTTTATCAAGCTCATAAAATATCTTTTTTACCTCAGGCTCTAGAGAAAAAGCCGGTCTGCTCGCAGGTTTTACTTCACTGCCGCTTTGTAAGCTTTCGTAGATTTCCATGATTCTTTTTGCGTGTTCATTTTCTTGAATTGCCAGTGATTCAAAAAGTCTCTTTGCTAAAGGCTGATTTGTTTCTTTGGAGATTTTTGTATAGAATTGGTAGCCGTCTTCTTCGAATTTTAAAGCAGCTTGTAAATATTCATCCATTCTTTTCATCTCCTTTTATATATTAATGGTTATCATTTATATTATTCTACATATCTTATCTATTTCCTTCATTTAGTAATAGTATACGTACTTCTTTTTCCTTACGAATTTTTTGTATAGTAATGCTCCGGCAATAAAACCGAAAATATGAGCCCACCACGCTACTCCGCCTATTACATTTCCGGAAATTCCGGACATAATGCCGGAATTAACTTGAGTTATAAACCAAATTAGTAGAAAAATAGAGGCGGGCACGCGTATTATAAACGGAAAAAATGGAATAAGTGTTATGATTCTTGCAAAAGGAAACATCATAAAATATGCTCCCATAACGCCTGCAATAGCACCGGATGCACCAACTGTCGGCACAGTCAGCAGTGGGTTAAAGGCAAAATGGGCAATGCCTGCTATAAGACCGGTTAAAACATAAAAAATCAGAAAGCGAATAGGTCCCATATAATCTTCAACATTGTCTCCGAAAAGCCAAAGAGACCACATATTGCTGATTAAGTGTGAAAAATTCCCGTGTAGGAACATACTTGTAAAAAGTGGAATATAGCTCATTGGATCTTTCCAGCCCGCAAGCAGTCTTGCAGGGATGAAAGAATAAGTAAGAACCATCTTTAAAGCTTCATCAGGCGGCATTATAAGTTGATTCAAAAATATTACTGTATTTATTATTATTAATGATAAAGTAGCTATGGGAACTCTTCGGCTTGATGCGGTATCTCTCAGGGGAAACATATCATTAGCCTGCCTTTCTTTGCCGGTTTTCTAAAACTCTTATTAATTACTATTATAACTTAAAAAGAGAAGTTATGCCAAATTAAAAAGGCTTCTTTGTAAGAAGTCTTTTTTGATAAATTACTATTTTCTATTGGCTGGTTCGATATTTATTTTTTTACCCTTTATTTGATTGTTCTTCATAGTGTGAAGAACATCGGAAGCGTATTCTGATGGAACATCAACGAAAGTAAATTTATCATAAATGTCTATACTGCCGATAAGTTTACCTGGCATTCCGGTCTCACCGGCAATTGCACCAACTATATCTTTTGCGCGTATCTTTTGGTTTTTTCCGATATTGATAAAAAGTCTTGTCATCTCCGAAGATTCCTCAGTGTTTTCAAATGATGGGCTGAAATTTTCCCCTTCATCTTCTCCACTCTTACCTAACGCCATTTTTAGTAAAGATGCGGCAATATCTAGTGAAGTATACTCATCTTCCATTTGTTTTTCAATCCATTGGGTATATTTCGCAAGTCCTCCATCATCTATTGTCTGTTTTACCTTGTCAAAAATCAGGTTTACCCTGGTTTCTTCAACATCAAAGAGTGAAGGAATTCCTCTGCGCATAATGCGGGTATTGGCATACCTTTGTATGTCTTTTAGTTTATATACATCTTTTCCGGTGGCCAATGTAAAAGCTTTACCCGACCTTCCGGCCCGCCCTGTCCTGCCTATTCTGTGCACATAGTATTCATCGTTTTGGGGCACATCAAAGTTTACAACCACGTCTACATCATCTACATCAAGTCCTCTTGCAGCAACATCTGTTGCAACGAGTATATCAATTGCGCCGCTTTTAAATTTTGACATAACCCTGTCCCGCTGAGCTTGGGACATGTCGCCATGCAGACCCTCTGCCGAATAACCCCGTGCCTGAAGCTGCTCTAAAAGCTCATCTACACGCTTTTTGGTATTACAAAACACAAGTGCCAAATTTGGATTGTAGAAATCGATTAAGCGGGATAGAGCCTCAATCTTGTCCCGTTCCTTCACTTCAAAATAGTACTGTTCTATACTGGGAACGGTAAGCTCTTTATGGACAACCCTTACAAGTTGTGGATTGTTTAAATATTTGTCAGCAAGTTCCAAAATAGGTTTGGGTATAGTTGCTGAAAACATTAAAGTTTGCCTTGTTTTAGGGGTATCTTCCAGAATCTTTTCTATATCTTCCCTAAAACCCATATCTAACATTTCATCTGCTTCATCCATTACAACTATTTTTGTGCTTTTAAGTTTAATTGTGCGCCGCCTCATATGATCCATGACTCTACCGGGAGTGCCTATAATAACCTGTACGCCGTTTTTTAAGGCGTGAATCTGTCGCTCTATCGGCTGGCCTCCATATACAGGCAGCGTCTTTATTCCTTCTTTATATTTAGAAAGCGCTTTTAACTCTTCCGCTACCTGAATCGCAAGTTCTCTTGTAGGGCATAAAATTATTGCCTGCTGGCTTTTATCATTCGGGTCTATCATGTCTACTATAGGCAACCCAAACGCAGCAGTTTTGCCCGTCCCCGTCTGTGCCTGGCCTATAACATCTCTTCCTTCGTAAATGAAGGGTATGGCCTGGGCCTGAATTGGTGTTGTCTCCTCAAAGCCCATATCATTTATGGCTCTGAGCAGTTCTTTCGATAAATTTAGTTCTTCAAATTTCATTTGTGACATTAAAAAATCCTCTCATATTTTCTTTTGTTGACATTGACTAAAATATATTAAAATGGTCAACGTTACAATTATACCAGCATATCGTTGATTTCACAACTATTATTTTTCATATTGATTTAAATTTAGGAAAAATATTTCCTCTAGGTATTGATATTGAAGGATTATTGGCAGCTGCCGGTTGATTTTTTGGTGTAAAAGTAAGGTATTGACAAGTTTATTAGTATATCATAATATTATAATATACTAATTTGTGAGGGAGTGCACAAATGGATAATGACATGAATAAATTTGCAAAAATTGCTGAGGTTTTAAAGGCACTTTCAAATCCGGTAAGGCTTTGCATAGTCCACGGTTTGCTTGAAAAGGGCAGCTGTAATGTTTCATACATGGAAAAGTGCTTAGAGGTATCGCAGTCCGGCATTTCTCAACATCTATCAAAACTTAAATCTGCCGGAATCGTCAAATGTGAGCGCATAGGAAATGAAGTGCATTATGCGATAGCAAATGATGATGTTAAAAAGTTTATTACATCAATTTTTGATAACTTTGTCTTAAGCTAGACAAAACTCAATGGAGGTTGAAAATATGAAAAAAATATTAATTGTGGGCGGTGTGGCAGGAGGAGCTACTGCAGCCGCAAGACTCAGAAGATTAAATGAGGAAGATGAAATAATTATTTTTGAGCGAGGGGAGTATATCTCCTTTGCTAATTGCGGACTTCCTTACTATATTGGCAATGTTATTTCAGACAGAAATAAACTTTTAGTGCAGACAATAGAAGGAATGTCCAAACGCTTTAATCTTGATATACGCAATTTTAGTGAAGTAATAGATGTCGATAGAGAAAATAAAACCGTCAAGGTGCGAAATGTAAAAACCGGTGAAACCTATACGGAAAATTATGATATATTAATTTTATCTCCCGGCGCAAAACCGTTAAAACCTAAAATCGATGGCATAGACGAGGCTGATAATCTTTTCGTCCTGCGCAATATCCCTGATGCAGATGATATCAAAAAATTTATAGAGGAAAATAAACCAAATCGTGCAGTAGTTATCGGCGGCGGCTTCATCGGTATTGAAATGGCAGAAAATTTGGCCTTGCGAGGTATCAAAGTTACTATAGTAGAAAAACTTAATCAGGTTTTACCGCCCCTTGATTTTGAGATGGCGCAAATTGTCCATCAAGAAATAAACGCAAATGGGGTCGACCTTATTTTAGAGGACGGTATTGCGGGATTTAAGGATAGGGGCAGAAAAATTGTTCTTGAAAGCGGCAAAGAAATTGATACAGATATGACCATATTATCAATAGGCGTTGCGCCTGATCTTCCGTGCTCAGAAAATCCTCTTGCAAAATCCTGCGGCTTGGCTTTAGGTAAGAAAGGCCATATTGTAACCACAAAACAGCTTCAAACAATAGATGCTAAAACCGGTCAAGTCGTCGAAGACATATATGCTATAGGTGATGTGGCTCAAATAACAGACTACGTAACAGGCGATGAAACAGCGGTTCCTCTTGCAGGGCCTGCTAATCGTCAGGGACGTCTTGCAGCAGACCACATAAATGGTATAGATGTAAATTATACCGGCGCACTGGCAAGTTCAGTCCTTAAAGTATTTAACCTGACAGTAGCTTCAACCGGAAACAATGAGCGCCAGTTAAAAACCAAAGGCTTAAAATATAAAGCTGTACATGCCCACCCTGCAAACCATGCTACTTATTACCCCGGCTCATCTCAAATCGCCATGAAACTTTTATTTGACCCGGATAGCGGCAAAATATATGGAGCACAGGCTGTCGGAAGAGAAGGCACCGAAAAGCGAATAGACGTAATTGCCACAACGATAAAACTTGGCGGCACAATCCGCGACTTACAGGGTCTTGAGCTGTGTTATGCTCCTCCTTATTCGTCGGCCAAAGATCCTGTAAACATGCTTGGCTATATTGCCTGTAACGTAGCAGACGGTGTTTATGACATGGTATACTGGAATGAAATTGATGATATCGTAAAAAATGGCGGCTATTTGCTGGATGTAAGGACACCTCTTGAATTTGGAGCAGGGCATATAGAAGGCGCTGTAAATATCGAGCTTGATGAGCTAAGAAACAGGATTGATGAAATTCCTGTATCAAAGGATACTCCTATTTATGTTAATTGTCAGGTGGGTCTTAGAGCATATCTTGCAATTCGGATATTGCAAGCAAATGGTTTTAAAAAGATTTACAACCTTTCCGGCGGATACCTGACATATAAAGAAGCAAAATATAAGATTCAAAACAGCAGCAATGCAATCTCAGACACCCCTTTTGAGGATAAAAAGCAAGAGGTTTCTCCGCCTTCTACGCCACAAATCATTAAAGAAATCGATGCCAGAGGTTTGCAGTGTCCCGGTCCCCTTCTTGCAGTCTATAATACTCTAAAAGATGCAAAAGAAGGCGATCAAATAAGAGTAACCGCCACTGACTATGGTTTTGCAGCCGATATAGAAAACTGGTGCAATACTAATGGTCATAAACTTATTTCTCTTACCCGTGATAACGGCAAATACACGGCGCTTATACAAAAGGGAGACAAAGAAAGCAGATGTGCCTTTCCTTCTTCTGCCCCACCTCAAGAAAATGCCACAATTGTATTATTTAGCGGCAATCTTGATAAAACTTTGGCTGCTATGATTATTGCTCAGGGGGCAGCTATGCAAGGCAAAAATGTCACCGTGTTTTCTACGTTTTGGGGTCTTAATGCTCTTAGAAAAGACAAACCTGTAAAGGTCAAAAAGAACTTCATAGAGAAAATGTTCGGCTTTATGATGCCTCGCGGCGCATCAAAAATGCCTCTTTCAAACATGAATATGCTGGGAATAGGACCTGCCATGATAAAAAGTCTTATGAAAAGCAAAAACGTGAATGACATTGATACAATGATAAAATCAGCGATGGATTTAGGCGTAAAATTTGTCGCATGCACAATGAGCATGGACCTTATGGGCATAAAACAAGAAGAGCTCATTGATGGTGTCGAGCTCGGCGGTGTAGCCACATATGTCTCTAGAAGCGAAAATGCAGGAATAACATTGTTTATATAGCATTATATAGGGCTGTAGGCAAAAACCTATAGCCCTATATAATTATCTCTATTTAGTATTCAAAGCACTCAAAATCAATCATCCGCGTAGCCGGTGCTTTTAGGTTTTGACCGGCAACTGCCTCTTATAGGTGTGAGTAAAACGCCTATTTGGTAGGTGATTATGATTGGAGGTTATTATATTATATATAGAGTAAAAATCATTGACATGCTTTGTATAGGGTGGTATTCTATAGGTAAGGTTTGAGAATGATTTTCGTTATCTTATATTTTCAAATTAACACTAATCATGGAGGTGCTTTAAAATGACGGTAAGTTTAGATAGTGCCCCTATAGGTGTAAGGGCAAGGGTTAAAAATATTTCGGATGGAAATATAGGTAAAAAACTCATGGAAATGGGTATTGTCCCAGGCACTGAAATATTTGTAGAGGGAATGGCACCTCTAGGAGATCCGATTAAGATTTCAGTTCGCGGATATAAACTTGCACTTAGAAAAAATGAAGCAAAGAGGATTTTAGCAGAAATTTAGTTAAATCCATTTTTTATTTAATGTTAGTTGAGAATGATTATCAATCAAGGGAGGTAATGTCTTCATGCACATCATAGCGCTGGCCGGCAATCCTAACTGCGGCAAGACTACCATCTTTAATGCTCTTACCGGTGCCAATCAGTATGTTGGAAACTGGCCAGGTGTCACTGTAGAAAAAAAAGAAGGAAAATTGCGATTTGGCGGCGA is drawn from Tepidanaerobacter syntrophicus and contains these coding sequences:
- a CDS encoding DEAD/DEAH box helicase, whose product is MSQMKFEELNLSKELLRAINDMGFEETTPIQAQAIPFIYEGRDVIGQAQTGTGKTAAFGLPIVDMIDPNDKSQQAIILCPTRELAIQVAEELKALSKYKEGIKTLPVYGGQPIERQIHALKNGVQVIIGTPGRVMDHMRRRTIKLKSTKIVVMDEADEMLDMGFREDIEKILEDTPKTRQTLMFSATIPKPILELADKYLNNPQLVRVVHKELTVPSIEQYYFEVKERDKIEALSRLIDFYNPNLALVFCNTKKRVDELLEQLQARGYSAEGLHGDMSQAQRDRVMSKFKSGAIDILVATDVAARGLDVDDVDVVVNFDVPQNDEYYVHRIGRTGRAGRSGKAFTLATGKDVYKLKDIQRYANTRIMRRGIPSLFDVEETRVNLIFDKVKQTIDDGGLAKYTQWIEKQMEDEYTSLDIAASLLKMALGKSGEDEGENFSPSFENTEESSEMTRLFINIGKNQKIRAKDIVGAIAGETGMPGKLIGSIDIYDKFTFVDVPSEYASDVLHTMKNNQIKGKKINIEPANRK
- a CDS encoding ArsR/SmtB family transcription factor; its protein translation is MDNDMNKFAKIAEVLKALSNPVRLCIVHGLLEKGSCNVSYMEKCLEVSQSGISQHLSKLKSAGIVKCERIGNEVHYAIANDDVKKFITSIFDNFVLS
- a CDS encoding MerR family transcriptional regulator yields the protein MNMLTIGKMARLNNISEQALRLYDKIGLLKPDYVDEQTGYRYYNIKQCARLDMIAYMKELGMSLKQIKEHLDREDVNVILEVLRRQKILIDKDIEELFRKQKAIIRYIENYNRYLNFQKESFKGPIVEHIPSRKIYCYKCSKNVYECKMDSYEYILRELKNHIILHDLPSIYFCNVGSIIRKNTLEQEELASNEIFVFVDDEFTSDTGIEKIPEGDFACIYFNDFNFEKEKECAEKLIRYIKENSFEIIGDYVCEVIAELPIFPHDSRNMSVKLQIPIKI
- a CDS encoding TetR/AcrR family transcriptional regulator, which translates into the protein MARGFSDKEKQIIRNKLISAGREFFGKYGLRRTSIEDLTKAAGIAQGSFYTFFDSKEELYLEVINNEGEAIKENFLKQEKDIGHLTREDFKAFFKKILHVINTNSIIKQMFLEEEVDLLVRKIPVEKIKECNRRFVDDFLPLIKKWQQEGSIITDYRPEVIVAVLQTLYYPILHKKAFDPDVFEEMVQLLIEIVANGLVVDGSR
- a CDS encoding DsrE/DsrF/DrsH-like family protein, which codes for MKKILIVGGVAGGATAAARLRRLNEEDEIIIFERGEYISFANCGLPYYIGNVISDRNKLLVQTIEGMSKRFNLDIRNFSEVIDVDRENKTVKVRNVKTGETYTENYDILILSPGAKPLKPKIDGIDEADNLFVLRNIPDADDIKKFIEENKPNRAVVIGGGFIGIEMAENLALRGIKVTIVEKLNQVLPPLDFEMAQIVHQEINANGVDLILEDGIAGFKDRGRKIVLESGKEIDTDMTILSIGVAPDLPCSENPLAKSCGLALGKKGHIVTTKQLQTIDAKTGQVVEDIYAIGDVAQITDYVTGDETAVPLAGPANRQGRLAADHINGIDVNYTGALASSVLKVFNLTVASTGNNERQLKTKGLKYKAVHAHPANHATYYPGSSQIAMKLLFDPDSGKIYGAQAVGREGTEKRIDVIATTIKLGGTIRDLQGLELCYAPPYSSAKDPVNMLGYIACNVADGVYDMVYWNEIDDIVKNGGYLLDVRTPLEFGAGHIEGAVNIELDELRNRIDEIPVSKDTPIYVNCQVGLRAYLAIRILQANGFKKIYNLSGGYLTYKEAKYKIQNSSNAISDTPFEDKKQEVSPPSTPQIIKEIDARGLQCPGPLLAVYNTLKDAKEGDQIRVTATDYGFAADIENWCNTNGHKLISLTRDNGKYTALIQKGDKESRCAFPSSAPPQENATIVLFSGNLDKTLAAMIIAQGAAMQGKNVTVFSTFWGLNALRKDKPVKVKKNFIEKMFGFMMPRGASKMPLSNMNMLGIGPAMIKSLMKSKNVNDIDTMIKSAMDLGVKFVACTMSMDLMGIKQEELIDGVELGGVATYVSRSENAGITLFI
- a CDS encoding rhomboid family intramembrane serine protease encodes the protein MFPLRDTASSRRVPIATLSLIIINTVIFLNQLIMPPDEALKMVLTYSFIPARLLAGWKDPMSYIPLFTSMFLHGNFSHLISNMWSLWLFGDNVEDYMGPIRFLIFYVLTGLIAGIAHFAFNPLLTVPTVGASGAIAGVMGAYFMMFPFARIITLIPFFPFIIRVPASIFLLIWFITQVNSGIMSGISGNVIGGVAWWAHIFGFIAGALLYKKFVRKKKYVYYY
- a CDS encoding ferritin family protein, producing the protein MDEYLQAALKFEEDGYQFYTKISKETNQPLAKRLFESLAIQENEHAKRIMEIYESLQSGSEVKPASRPAFSLEPEVKKIFYELDKDKKAMPLDNIEGYRLAMEMEKKGYNMYREFAEKVEDKREREFFRLLMEEEKEHLSSLDNVYRFLTGTEEWYAEEESKVWNWMST
- a CDS encoding YqaA family protein, with protein sequence MEDIFYFIEGTKDFFVQNGAWGLFILSFLEASFFPVPPDAVLLPLSIFSPDKAIYYAAITSLASTFGGVFGYFIGAKAGRPILYRFIKQNNFHKIEDMFARYGGWAVAIAGFTPIPYKVFTIASGVFHMRFATFFIAAFLSRSARFFIEGAVIYSMGEKALIYINELLAPGSFVLVAVCAVIYFIVKKLNRNN
- a CDS encoding dihydrodipicolinate reductase, whose product is MLEKVRVIQYGCGKMGRVFLRYLYEKGAEIVGAIDMNPDVVGKDVGEVAGLGCKLNVPVRSDAENVFAQCDAHVCVIATRSLLSEVYDAFELAARYGVNAISTCEESFYPWNTSPALTNKLDKLAKDNNCTLAGSGYQDVFWGNLITSIAGATHHITKIEGSSSYNVEEYGIALAEVHGAGLSPEEFEEKIAKNDSLPSYMWNTNQWLCSQLGWSIKSMNQKLIPLFHDKDVYSETLGKTIKAGNALGMSAVVTTVTNQGPILETQCIGKVYPEGEVDTNLWTIYGEPNTTLKIEKPDTVELTCATIVNRIPQLIMAPAGYYTTEKMPPARYLTYPMNVYVDDFWR
- a CDS encoding FeoA family protein, translating into MTVSLDSAPIGVRARVKNISDGNIGKKLMEMGIVPGTEIFVEGMAPLGDPIKISVRGYKLALRKNEAKRILAEI